In Halobacteriovorax sp. HLS, the following are encoded in one genomic region:
- the atpB gene encoding F0F1 ATP synthase subunit A, producing MKKNIALITLLLSTNTLAAGGFTWLGAAQEALHTHYPWHVVTFVLIGILLTAAGFLYRMKISAVTNPVIPDKGITFRNIVEAYGKFIYSQCNAVLGTKDAPVYFKFVATIFILIFASNIIGLIPGFLPPTEHLSTTLALGCFSFIYFNAKGCKELGTINYLKHFAGPLWYMAVLIFPIEILSTCIRPVSLALRLNGNMMGDHKVLTTFLNLEVMGFKIAWLGGAIPFYLLGLLVCFIQAYVFTMLSMVYISLATAHHDHAEHH from the coding sequence ATGAAAAAAAATATAGCTTTAATTACATTATTACTTTCTACTAATACTCTTGCTGCAGGTGGTTTCACTTGGCTTGGAGCTGCTCAAGAAGCGCTTCATACTCACTATCCTTGGCATGTTGTAACATTCGTTTTAATTGGTATTCTTCTAACAGCTGCAGGCTTTTTATATAGAATGAAAATTTCAGCTGTTACTAATCCGGTTATTCCTGATAAAGGTATTACTTTTAGAAATATTGTAGAAGCTTATGGAAAGTTTATCTACAGCCAGTGTAATGCAGTTTTAGGAACTAAAGATGCACCAGTTTACTTTAAATTTGTTGCTACGATCTTTATTCTAATTTTTGCTTCAAATATAATTGGCTTGATTCCAGGTTTCTTACCTCCTACAGAGCACCTATCAACTACTCTAGCTTTAGGATGTTTTTCGTTCATCTATTTTAATGCAAAAGGGTGTAAAGAATTAGGAACAATTAATTATTTAAAGCACTTTGCAGGACCTCTTTGGTATATGGCAGTGCTAATTTTTCCAATTGAAATCTTATCAACTTGTATTCGTCCAGTTTCATTAGCGCTACGTCTTAATGGTAACATGATGGGTGACCACAAAGTTCTAACAACATTCTTAAATCTAGAAGTTATGGGATTTAAAATCGCATGGCTAGGTGGAGCGATTCCATTCTATCTTCTTGGTTTATTAGTTTGTTTTATCCAGGCTTATGTTTTTACAATGCTATCAATGGTTTATATTAGTTTAGCGACTGCTCATCACGATCATGCTGAGCACCACTAA
- the ribB gene encoding 3,4-dihydroxy-2-butanone-4-phosphate synthase, whose amino-acid sequence MFNNIEEAIEDIKHGKMVIVIDDEDRENEGDFIMAADKATPEAINFMAKYGRGLICTPITQARANELELDLMVTKSNCAKQTAFTVSIDLDNGGTGISCEDRSLTTLALTDLKTKPSDFIRPGHIFPLIAKDGGVLVRNGHTEAAIDLSVLAGCSAAGVICEIMNDDGTMARTDDLYKIATEHDLKFITIKDLVAYRIKNEKKNVIRTSSIDFPNKFGTFQLHMYEVEGSNEHHVAIVKGDVDSQSPTLVRMHSECFTGDIFGSLRCDCGEQLESSMKLMEKSGNGVLIYLRQEGRGIGLPNKIKAYTLQDQGLDTVDANRALGFGDDLRSYDVAVEILKDLGVEKVELLTNNPLKVSSLEDANFEFVNRHPIETLANSTNINYLKTKKDRMNHLFDSLN is encoded by the coding sequence ATGTTTAATAACATAGAAGAAGCAATTGAAGATATTAAACACGGTAAAATGGTTATCGTGATTGATGATGAAGATCGTGAAAATGAAGGTGACTTTATTATGGCGGCAGATAAAGCAACTCCAGAGGCCATTAACTTTATGGCAAAGTATGGACGTGGTTTGATCTGTACTCCGATTACTCAAGCTAGAGCTAATGAATTAGAGCTTGATCTAATGGTTACAAAGTCTAATTGTGCTAAACAGACTGCCTTTACTGTATCAATTGATTTAGATAATGGCGGAACAGGAATCTCGTGTGAAGATCGGTCATTAACTACTCTTGCTCTTACAGATTTAAAGACAAAGCCTTCTGATTTTATAAGACCTGGTCATATTTTTCCTTTAATAGCTAAAGACGGTGGAGTTCTAGTTCGCAATGGACATACAGAGGCAGCAATTGATTTATCAGTACTTGCTGGTTGTTCTGCGGCAGGTGTTATTTGTGAAATCATGAATGATGATGGAACTATGGCAAGAACGGACGACTTGTATAAGATAGCAACTGAGCATGATCTAAAATTTATAACGATTAAAGATTTAGTTGCCTATAGAATAAAAAATGAAAAAAAAAATGTAATTAGAACTTCGTCGATTGATTTTCCAAATAAATTTGGGACATTTCAACTTCATATGTATGAAGTTGAAGGATCAAATGAGCATCATGTTGCAATTGTAAAGGGAGATGTTGATTCTCAATCCCCTACTCTTGTTCGTATGCATTCTGAATGCTTTACAGGAGATATCTTTGGCTCACTTAGATGTGATTGCGGTGAGCAGTTAGAGTCTTCAATGAAGCTTATGGAGAAGTCTGGAAACGGGGTTTTAATATACTTAAGACAAGAAGGAAGAGGAATTGGTCTTCCAAATAAAATTAAGGCATATACTCTGCAAGACCAGGGTCTAGATACAGTAGATGCTAATAGGGCCTTAGGCTTTGGTGATGATTTAAGGTCTTATGATGTTGCTGTTGAGATTCTTAAAGATCTTGGTGTTGAGAAAGTTGAACTGCTAACAAATAATCCTTTAAAAGTTTCTTCTTTAGAAGATGCTAACTTTGAGTTTGTTAATAGACATCCAATTGAAACTTTAGCAAATTCAACGAATATAAATTATTTGAAAACAAAAAAAGATAGAATGAATCATTTATTTGATTCTCTTAATTAG
- a CDS encoding CPBP family intramembrane glutamic endopeptidase, with product MKILIIPLYLAISFLIPWERFSIHEGFSSSIFFDIGFILFISKYLDIGYSYKLKINRNDLTSLISTTFLAVGSLLIFKQLDIVNPFNYISLLFLNLVIIGPILEEFVFRGIFNKIIPSKIGKLKHLLSGLIFSFGHSFSIFYAPKEWMQFFYLQLLYTLILGIICSVTFESNKNITKAIILHIIFNLLFYVATVSKIV from the coding sequence ATGAAAATATTGATAATCCCACTTTATCTCGCTATCTCCTTTCTCATACCTTGGGAAAGATTCTCAATTCATGAGGGTTTTTCAAGTAGTATATTCTTTGATATTGGATTTATTTTATTTATTTCTAAGTATTTAGATATAGGCTATTCCTATAAACTTAAAATAAACCGCAATGACTTAACCTCACTAATAAGTACTACCTTTCTGGCAGTCGGATCTTTGTTAATTTTTAAGCAGTTAGATATTGTAAATCCCTTTAATTACATAAGCTTACTATTTCTTAATTTGGTCATCATTGGACCAATTCTAGAAGAGTTTGTGTTTCGAGGCATATTTAATAAGATTATACCTAGTAAAATCGGTAAGTTAAAACATCTTCTTTCTGGCTTAATTTTTAGTTTTGGACATTCTTTTTCTATATTCTATGCTCCAAAAGAGTGGATGCAATTCTTCTATCTTCAATTACTCTACACTTTAATACTTGGAATTATTTGTTCAGTAACTTTTGAAAGCAATAAGAACATTACTAAAGCTATAATATTACATATTATTTTTAATCTTCTATTCTATGTGGCGACAGTATCAAAAATTGTTTAA
- a CDS encoding riboflavin synthase: MFTGLVKEIGIIKAVYPNQEGVEIVVQSKVLLPEIGIDDSVAINGACQTAVKIKDNCFHVQTVHVSLEKTTLGSLKSGDEVNLELALQLKDRLGGHLVQGHVNDVAKIIRIDSKGENYQVKLKVSPQQMKYIVKEGSITIDGISLTVSDVDKEGSAFMVSIIPHTWSNTVLRNRTVGSAVNIEVDILGKYVENLLFYKQNHTNSSPTLTEEWIRSKGF; encoded by the coding sequence ATGTTTACAGGACTAGTTAAAGAGATTGGAATTATAAAGGCAGTTTATCCTAATCAAGAAGGTGTTGAAATAGTAGTACAATCTAAAGTTCTTCTTCCTGAAATTGGAATTGACGATTCTGTTGCAATAAATGGAGCTTGTCAGACGGCAGTTAAGATAAAAGACAATTGCTTTCATGTTCAAACAGTCCATGTCTCTCTTGAAAAAACAACTCTTGGAAGTTTAAAGTCCGGTGACGAAGTTAATTTAGAGCTCGCTCTTCAGTTGAAAGATAGACTCGGCGGTCACTTAGTTCAAGGTCATGTGAATGATGTTGCCAAAATAATTAGAATTGATTCTAAGGGTGAAAACTATCAAGTTAAACTCAAAGTATCACCACAACAAATGAAATATATCGTTAAAGAAGGCTCCATAACAATTGATGGTATCTCGCTAACAGTAAGTGATGTCGATAAAGAAGGATCAGCGTTTATGGTCTCCATAATTCCACATACTTGGAGTAATACTGTTCTTCGTAATCGTACAGTTGGAAGTGCTGTAAATATCGAAGTGGATATCTTAGGCAAATATGTGGAAAACTTGCTTTTTTATAAGCAAAATCATACAAATAGCTCACCCACTCTTACTGAAGAGTGGATTAGGTCAAAAGGTTTTTAA
- the ribD gene encoding bifunctional diaminohydroxyphosphoribosylaminopyrimidine deaminase/5-amino-6-(5-phosphoribosylamino)uracil reductase RibD — MLYIAPMDTNTHKQYIRRCFSLAKKGLGSVSPNPLVGSVIVKDNIILGEGFHEVYGGPHAEPNAISNSKESLEGATLYCNLEPCCHTNKQTPPCVNVIIKNKIKRVIISNLDPNPLVAGNGVKILRDAGIEVLTGILEEEGRELNEAFFKFIQTGKPFVHIKLAQTLDGKIATDSGDSKWISNDLARKVVHEWRLKYDAVLVGRNTLSKDNPVLNIRMGVDAKGKVPYRIVMGSIENMDLSFNLFSDEWSHRTIIVTSVESYNNASDSQIEQVLQKKLKVIFIEKNNGSIDLNQLLEKLAGLKITSILVEGGKGVITSFIDQKQYDKISFFVCPKIIGNGISYYENDDLTEMKDAISFEKTYVESIDNQVLIHAYNSSEKSCLQD; from the coding sequence ATGTTATATATCGCACCTATGGATACTAATACTCACAAACAATATATTAGAAGGTGCTTTTCCCTCGCAAAAAAAGGTCTTGGTTCTGTAAGCCCTAATCCTTTAGTTGGCTCTGTGATCGTTAAAGATAATATTATTTTGGGTGAAGGATTTCATGAAGTTTATGGAGGTCCTCATGCTGAACCAAATGCTATTTCTAACTCAAAAGAAAGTCTAGAGGGGGCGACTTTATATTGTAATTTAGAACCTTGTTGTCACACAAACAAACAAACTCCTCCTTGCGTTAATGTAATTATAAAAAATAAAATTAAAAGAGTAATCATCTCTAACCTTGATCCAAACCCTTTGGTTGCCGGCAATGGTGTTAAAATTTTGAGAGATGCAGGTATTGAAGTTCTTACTGGAATTCTTGAAGAAGAAGGAAGGGAGCTTAACGAAGCATTTTTTAAATTTATACAAACAGGTAAACCATTTGTTCATATTAAATTAGCTCAAACGTTGGACGGTAAAATTGCAACTGATAGCGGTGATTCAAAATGGATTAGTAATGATTTAGCAAGAAAAGTAGTTCATGAGTGGCGTTTAAAATATGATGCTGTTTTAGTAGGTAGAAATACTTTATCAAAAGATAATCCAGTTTTAAATATTAGAATGGGAGTCGATGCAAAAGGTAAAGTCCCTTATCGTATTGTAATGGGTTCTATTGAGAATATGGACTTATCGTTCAATCTTTTTTCGGATGAGTGGTCCCATAGGACCATAATTGTGACTTCTGTAGAAAGCTATAATAATGCCTCTGATTCACAGATTGAGCAGGTTTTACAAAAGAAGCTTAAAGTTATATTTATCGAAAAAAATAATGGTTCTATCGACTTAAATCAACTCTTAGAAAAGCTTGCAGGTCTAAAAATAACTTCTATTTTAGTTGAGGGTGGAAAGGGAGTAATCACTTCTTTTATAGATCAGAAACAATATGACAAAATTAGTTTTTTTGTATGTCCTAAGATAATTGGCAACGGTATTTCATATTATGAAAACGATGATCTTACTGAAATGAAAGATGCCATAAGCTTTGAGAAAACTTATGTTGAAAGTATTGATAATCAAGTTCTCATTCACGCTTATAATAGTTCGGAGAAATCATGTTTACAGGACTAG
- a CDS encoding ATP synthase F0 subunit C, translated as MRNIVLGFAVAIPLLFTWKAFGAEGGMDTQSVKYLAYFFAMAIAAFGGTAAQSNAASVALEGIARNPSAADKIQTPMILALALMESLVIFTLISVFLVG; from the coding sequence ATGAGAAATATCGTATTAGGTTTCGCAGTAGCAATCCCATTATTATTCACTTGGAAAGCATTTGGTGCAGAAGGTGGAATGGATACTCAATCTGTTAAGTATCTAGCTTACTTCTTCGCAATGGCTATCGCTGCTTTTGGTGGTACAGCTGCTCAGTCTAACGCTGCTTCCGTAGCTCTAGAAGGTATCGCAAGAAACCCATCTGCTGCTGACAAGATTCAAACTCCAATGATTCTTGCTCTTGCACTTATGGAATCACTTGTTATCTTTACTCTTATCTCTGTATTCCTAGTAGGATAA
- a CDS encoding lipopolysaccharide assembly protein LapB: MIQSKQQAKNKILALIFISAFFISCDFTPRLHKKILEAQGYIKNQQYQKAISQYQEILKNNPPNDIKVKVNYQLGELFSINLGQNRKALPHYTEIKTLTESPIWLVKSEERIGEISFTYLKDYMLSEKSYKLLINFTPRLERYDFYQFRLAETYLKSNRYDLALKELMSIQESKGHKHYVDSFFQIGLLNFQKKNNQEAINNWTEYLKRETRKSKLVQTKFLMANAYESMEKLKQAYNLYYSILGDYPNTEVVQNRLNSIYQRRVSRKR, from the coding sequence ATGATTCAATCGAAACAACAAGCGAAGAATAAAATTTTGGCGCTGATTTTTATCAGCGCCTTTTTTATATCTTGCGATTTTACTCCAAGGCTTCATAAGAAAATTCTTGAAGCTCAGGGGTATATTAAAAACCAACAATATCAAAAAGCAATTTCCCAATACCAAGAAATTTTAAAAAATAATCCACCTAATGATATTAAGGTGAAGGTTAATTATCAATTGGGTGAACTATTTTCGATAAACTTAGGGCAAAACAGAAAGGCACTGCCTCATTATACTGAGATTAAAACCTTAACTGAATCACCTATATGGTTAGTTAAATCTGAAGAACGTATTGGTGAAATCTCATTTACCTATCTAAAAGATTATATGCTTAGCGAGAAAAGTTATAAGTTATTAATTAACTTTACGCCAAGACTTGAGCGATATGATTTTTACCAATTTCGATTAGCAGAGACTTATTTAAAATCTAATAGATATGATCTGGCCTTAAAAGAACTAATGAGTATTCAAGAAAGTAAAGGGCATAAACACTATGTAGATTCTTTTTTTCAAATAGGACTTCTTAACTTTCAGAAAAAAAATAATCAAGAAGCAATAAATAATTGGACGGAATACCTAAAAAGAGAAACTAGAAAGTCTAAACTAGTTCAAACAAAGTTTTTAATGGCTAATGCTTATGAGTCTATGGAAAAATTAAAGCAGGCCTATAATCTCTATTACTCAATTCTGGGTGATTATCCTAATACAGAAGTTGTTCAAAATAGGCTGAACTCTATTTATCAACGACGTGTGTCTAGGAAAAGATAA